A segment of the Toxotes jaculatrix isolate fToxJac2 chromosome 2, fToxJac2.pri, whole genome shotgun sequence genome:
TCGGGCCTGAGCATCATTCTCACACTTTTCAGCGGAACTTCTTCATCATGCAAACacctgtgctgatttttcaggtgtcggtataaaccGGTTGTGTctccgctggatgttgcagcttcagcgcgacaggttttgcacagaacctgtttctgctgcacgtctgCGGCCTCAGAGCCGAAATGCTCCCAAATGAGCGACGAGCTGTTTTTACTGGGGAttaaacgccgtaactccgcttctgctccagctgaagccatttgactaatgaagcagcaggtggagcaggtgatactgattgcgttagcctcacctgtgcacgagcagcgcgccgcttctgatcggtgagctcggcaggtagggaggCGGCAGGTatcagatcctgggtcagtcaggagcgcTGCAAAAAGCcgcagctttggcgatcacGTGATCGCGTTGTCTGAACTCGCAGTTTCGATCAGAAAACGATAAATCGTTCAACCCTGATATTCAGTCTCTTTTTCATGTCCTGTCTTTAACATACCGTTTCCTTTGCTTACAGAGCACAGTGTGTAGCTGTTTGCTGACTCTAACCTGTCTGGAAGTTGGATTTCAGGACATCTGGAGGAAGAGCAATGATCCAGTTTAATATCCCTGCGACTCCACCAGCCAGGAGGATGTTGGGAGTACTGAGCTGAGAAACACtaaacacataaagacacacattaAACCAAGGTTTACAGGATTTAAAAGATCTTTGTACTTTATAGATGGCTTCTGTGTAACCGTGGTAACTCACCTTTGACCCTCAGGTGTCAGGAAGTTTTTGAGGTATTCATATGTCAGGAAGTACAAACCATTAGAAGGcacatctgagagagagagaggggcaaaCAGGAGAGGCTGTAAATCCATGCTGCCCTTTGGATTCAACAAGCACCTATAAACATAGATTTCTCCTGACCTCATCCATAGGAGGTTACACAaggcttttacacacacacacacacacacacacactcacactcacacagtgtacCTCTGATGAGAGTAAGCACAGTCCCTTTGTAGACACTGCGGATCCCCTGCTCCTTGTAGAGCCGGACTGCACAGTCTATTGGACCTGCATACCTCGACTCTCCACTGCTGGCCTgcacctggaaaacacacatttcaacatttttagtTAAACCTGCGCCTCCTGAATCTCACCTGCATCGTCAAATCTACAATAACATGCCTTTTAACCATTGTCTGAGTCCTggtctgtgttttcattggGTTCCAAAACTTGTGTGATAACAATGACACAGTGTCCATCTGTGACATTTATCATGGTGCTGGCACAGTTTTGCTTTTCCAGCCTTTGTGAAAAAGATCTGAGCTGGAATCAAACAGTTGTTTGgctaaattaataaataaaaggataaaaaaaaaaggcagatgaaTACATGAGTGTGTGGTGCGGAAGCACAAGCAATGGCATTTTagcacatgcacaaatgtaCACGTGTTTGCTAGTTAGCTGACGCTCTTCACCCCCCCGTGATGCAAGACAACAACAAACTCCCCCACCTGCAGTAAACATTTGATCCTCTCTCCTGGAGCCACAATCACGGTGGTGAAGACCCCTGCCAGACAGCCCGACAGGAATATCTGAGCGTGCCTGAATAGCATAGGACAGGACAGAGTCACTTTCAGGTGAGGTGAAATCCAGGGTCAGTCATACATGAGTGCAGGCTGGGGACAGAAGCAACCAGTGTCTCCAGCACGTGTGGCGCTGctgcatactgtacatatatagATGAAGAGGCAGACGGGGGGGAAATGAAAGGAGCTGACAACAGAGGTGGTGGGAGGTGACAGGGTAACATGAGGAAAGGGGTGTAGAGGGGGTGTGTGGCTTCAAATAAGCGAATGATAGCAGAGGGGAGGGCAACAGAGAAATGGTTATATATAGAGCTTATTCCAGGTATTAAAAGCACAGTGTagagaaacaaacagctgagtgtgtgcgcatgtgtgtggttttacGAACGTTAGGGGTTTGCCAGGATCCGTCTGCTGGAGCTGTTTTCCCAGACCGAAGCCAAAGAAACTGATGGCCATCATAGGAGCCACGCCTGCCAGGGGAGCCCCCATACCTCTATAGAGGCCAAGGATaccctggacacacacacaaatgatttTAATGTGAACGTAAAACATTTGCCAAGACAATCTTTACCAGTTTTCTTTATGGGCTACAATTGTTTGTAtatatctgtgtttctgtccaacTGCTCTGgtgcacattttcaatttgcatATAAAAAACACCTGAGTggagaaaactgtaaaaagttTTGGTGGAAAACTTTGAGACaaagtgtgatgtgtgtgtgtgtgtgtgtgtatgctcacCTCTTTGGATATGGTCTTGCGGAAACAGTCATACGTTCCTCTGTAGAGAGCATACTGAGAGCAGGAGGCTTTGGGCTGCGTCTGTAGCCTCACCTGTAGAACAGAGTTTAATTAGGAAgctgagcaacacacacacacacacacacacctctgatcATGCATATTAGAAGGGAGGATTGTTAAAGTGCTATGAGATAAGGGAAACACCCATCAGTGTCTGCTGCCTGGGATCAGTGATAAACAGGGTggttgctttgtgtgtctgaccGTTTCTGTCACAATCGCAAAGAACTTGCTCACATTTTAACCTTTAGTTCAACTACAcgtaaataaaatacacaaccaaCAGCTTAACAAAGGGtcattgtgtgtatttatcaCAATTTTGTGGCATTCTGCAACAACGACAATTTGTGgattaatgcagaaaataatctgcagataaCTACAAACTAATCTGTAATGATAATGATCCTTAGGTGCAGCTGTAACTCACACATGAAACATTTTCTCAGTCAAAAATGCCCAAATCTGCTGGTTACAACTTCTTAAAGGTCATTTGTGATTTTAAACTGAACAGATTTCAATTTTTGAACTTTTggtcagataaaaacaaaatgtgtgaaCACATCACCCTGGACTCTGGAAAAGTATAATAGTTATTTGTTCCCTATTCTCTGACATTTATAAAGTAGTAAAATCGTTACCACACACATCTCTgattcctctctgtctgttagCTGTCACACAGCCCTGCTGACTTTTTAAGCTGATTTATCAATAATCCCCTGAACGACTTCAGGTCATCTGACTTTTCTCCagggaaacaaataaaaccCAGAATAAAATCTACAAGAACCTCtacaagaaaaaagaacattatAAGAACATGTAGTGATTTCCTCTAAGGTGTAATCAATCGTCTTTCAGGCTGTAGAAGCAGCACTTTGTCCTGCAGTCACTCACCTTGATGGTGTCCAGCGGGTGTCCGgccagcagcagacaggctCCGCCGACTCCCCCAGCGACGAAGTTCTTGAGCGGAGAAACTTTCGTCTGTTCCCCCATCCTCTCCGCGCATGGCCGGAGCAGACAGCCGGGCCACGGACCACTTCACAGCGCCCCGTCTCTCTGCGTGCACCGCCGcctgtctcactgtgtgtctgtctgcctttataactgtctctgtctgtctgtctgtctgtctgccttcctgcctgtctgtctgcctttataactgtctctgtgtctctgtctgtctgcctgtctgctgacTCGTACAGGGCGGATCTGGACTTCGCCTTCAGAGAGCTGCGCGGAGCTGAGAGCTACTTTACCCCAAACACTGCGCACTGACATTCACACGGAGTTTAACATGAAGtcctgacacagacacatggttTGACCCTGTGGTCCTCTGTGTACCACAGTGTACACCGGAATATTTCCACCGCCCCGAACACGGAAACAGCGACATCTGTCAGGGACACCTTCAATCAAAGAGCAGCGTTAACCAGCTCTCAcccagcttcctctgcctctgctgtgcTCACACAGCGTGATAACCTGTAACCAGGCAGGGCCCGGACACTCACTGAGCTCTTTATTAGGAACATCACACTAATGCTGGAAGCAGCagttagaagatggtgaactttGGTTATAAAGGTCCGAAGTGAGCtgagaaaacattccccacaccatgaaaccaccagcagcaccaccagcagcaccaccaccagcaccagcagcaccagcagcagcaccagcaccaccaccagcaccaccagcagcagcaccagcagcaccaccaccaccaccagcagcaccagcagcagcaccagcaccaccagcagcaccaccagcaccagcaccaccaccagcagcaccaccagcagcctgggCTGATGACACATGACAGGccgggtccatggattcatgttGTTGATGCCGGACTCTGACCCTTCCATCTGCAGGCTGCGTTCTCCCAGTCTTCCCCTGTAGCCTCAGGTCTCTGATCTTGGCTGACaggaacctgacgtggtctcaGAGCTGGAACAATCGctccacagtcaaagtcactgagatcacagtTTTCCATCATTCTGAACATTaactcctgacctgtatctgcctTTACCTGTGTTTGATTCTatccactgcactgctgccacatgattggctgatgatGCAGGTGTACAGGTAAACcctaataattattttaactCTTTGTCTAAGTTTTGTACCTTTTAACTTTTAGCCgattatttatttgtaatgtttattgTTTAGTTTATGTATGTGTATCAGTGTAGTTGAAGGTTATCTACGTGAGTATGATTGGTTTCAGCAAAACAAGCCGGCGCGTGAAAGTTGCGTCATCAACGGGCGACCTAAAGCGCAGTAGCGGGAAACTGGCCGTTCAGAAACAAACGGCTGGGCAGTTTGTTTTCGGGTGAAGTGAGCGGATACGTTCACCGAGCCGTTTCTTACACGCTCTGATTTCTGAGGAGAAGCCGTTAAACGCGGAAGCGGTGGCGCCGTCTGCTTCCTCCGCCGGCCGTACTTCAGCGCTAACGGTTTCCGCGCCACTTCCGCGTCTCGTGTTTCTGTGTGGATCCCTTCGACCCTGTTTCAGACGCTGAGTTCGCGTCTCTGGAGCCGAAGCCGTCCGAGGCTCACACGCCTGCCTGCGGTCGCGCTGTTCCGCGTTTGTCCGGCGGCAGGTCGCCATGACGCAGAGAAAGCGGCTGTCCGGCGCACAGAGCTCCTCTCAGAGCAGAGTAAGTACAGATGTGGACACAGTCCCACAAACAGCTGCGCGGTCTAATGCAGCCGAATGAGTCCACCTCCGACATGTTTACGGACTAgtttgtcatcttttttttcgtttattcgtttgtttgtttgttatcgTGTTAAGCTTCATCTGTCTCAAGTTTTGGTTTTGTAAAAAGTTGACAAAGAACCTGTTTCCCCGAGAAATCATCTTCCTCCAGAATGAATCAGGTTTCTCTGGTCCCCCTGTTAATGCCCCGTTACTTCAGCTATGAGCCAGAAATGAGCTTTCTACTCTTTAAACCGTTAAAATAAGGGCCTGTGTTCTCATAATAATTCTCAGTGTTGAAAATGAGTTGGAATTTTGCTCCTAAATCAGTTTTGGCACAGTGTTCAGTTGGTTCACTACCAGAATATTGCTAACACAACCCAGAGCACAGCAGCTGGACATGCAAACATCTGACatcatatataataataacaatgaattCATATATATTTAGGTTTAAACcagggctgaacgatttatcATTTTCTGATCGAAATTGCGAGTTCAGACAACTCGATCACgtgatcgccaaagctgcgGCTTTTTGCAgcgctcctgactgacccaggatctgatacctgccgtctccctacctgtcgagctcaccgatcagaagcggcgcgCTGCTCGTGAACAGGtgaggctaacgcaatcagtatcacctgctccacctgctgcttcattagtcaaatAGCTTCAGCTGGAGAAggagcggagttacggcgtttaaTCCCCAGTAAAAACAGCTCGTCGCTCATTTGGGAGCGTTTCGGCTCTGAGGCCGcagacgtgcagcagaaacaggttctgtgcaaaacctgtcgcgctgaagctgcaacatccagcagagacacaaccggtttataccgacacctgaaaaatcagcacaggtGTTTGCATGATGAAGAAGTTCCGCTGAAAAGTGTGAGAATGATGCTCAGACCCGAAGAAGCGAACAGACAGTTCCAGCATGTTTTAGCAGCGTCACTCCGGATGATGagagcagccgaacacaccgGGAGATAACGATGCTGACTGTTAACACGGTCACCGAACACGGATTGAAAAAGctcctccacacgctggacacaAGATCTGTGATTCCCTCCCGCACCTGCTCCAGCCGGGCTGCCATCCCACAGCTGTCCGTgtgagtggaaagaaaaaagtgctgACACACCGGAGAGAACATTGTCCTGcgatatttcacttttttaacacttttttttttgcacgaCTTTAAGTTAAGACAGTCAAAGATGCATTAGCTAAATTAACAttgaatattgcactgaagcttgatttggAAATTGATTTTCTTCCAGGAGAATTACAATTACATCTTTTCCTAACATCGTTCAGCCTTAGTTTAAATCAAACAGTTCTAAACCCAATTTTCCAAGCCAGGTGAAGTGGAGAGTGAATCCAGGCGGTCTGATCTTCAGCCTGCTGAGGGTCACACCCTGTCAATGATTGGGACAGCGGGGTTGTGTTAGACACTTTGACAATGGTCTGAACCTAAGTTTGTACATGCAGAGACCACCTGGTACCTTAGTGTCTCAGGAAGAGGATGATGACCCAAGCTTCACTCAGCCAAGTACGTCACAGATCCAGAGAGGGCTGGAGAAGCTCACACCTGCACAGGTCGACCAAAAGGTAACAGACGCACACAAATTCAGTGagtgttattttcttttctaaatgaTTCAGTCTCACGTCTCGTCTCTCCGTCCTGCAGACGGCTGAGGTGGTGCAGTACTTTTTGGTGAAGGACCAAAAGAAGATTCCCATACGTCGAGCAGGTAAAGCTGCTTAACAGCAGCCAGACAGGTTCACAGAAGCTTTCATACCGTGTGTTCAGTGTCGTGCTGTCAGAGGCACACGGTTTCTGATTGAT
Coding sequences within it:
- the si:dkey-150i13.2 gene encoding mitochondrial carnitine/acylcarnitine carrier protein, with product MGEQTKVSPLKNFVAGGVGGACLLLAGHPLDTIKVRLQTQPKASCSQYALYRGTYDCFRKTISKEGILGLYRGMGAPLAGVAPMMAISFFGFGLGKQLQQTDPGKPLTHAQIFLSGCLAGVFTTVIVAPGERIKCLLQVQASSGESRYAGPIDCAVRLYKEQGIRSVYKGTVLTLIRDVPSNGLYFLTYEYLKNFLTPEGQSVSQLSTPNILLAGGVAGILNWIIALPPDVLKSNFQTAADGKYRGLVDVLRTLLREEGPKALYKGFNAVFLRAFPANAACFLGFEVALKGLNMLAPGW